A genomic segment from Acipenser ruthenus chromosome 5, fAciRut3.2 maternal haplotype, whole genome shotgun sequence encodes:
- the LOC117402501 gene encoding transcription factor AP-2-beta isoform X1 yields the protein MHSFHRDQSANMLWKLVENVKYEDIYEDRHDGVPSHSSRLSQLGSVSQGPYSSAPPLSHTPSSDFQPPYFPPPYQPLPYHQSQDPYSHVNDPYSLNPLHQPQQHPWGQRQRQEVGSEAGSLLPQARASLSQLSGLDPRRDYPSVRRPDVLLHSAHHGLDSGMGDSLSLHGIGHAGMEDIQTVEDANNSGMSLLDQSVIKKVPVPSKSVTSIMMSKDGLIGGMGVNTNEVFCSVPGRLSLLSSTSKYKVTVGEVQRRLSPPECLNASLLGGVLRRAKSKNGGRSLREKLEKIGLNLPAGRRKAANVTLLTSLVEGEAVHLARDFGYMCETEFPAKAVSEYLNRQHTDPNELHSRKNMILATKQLCKEFTDLLAQDRTPLGNSRPSPILEPGIQSCLSHFSLITHGFGSPAICAALTALQNYLTEALKGLDKMFLNNNTSNRHTSGEGPGSKSGDKEDKHRK from the exons ATGCACTCATTTCACAGAGATCAGTCTGCAAACATGCTTTGGAAACTAGTAGAAAATGTTAAATATGAAGATATATATGAG GACCGACACGATGGCGTCCCAAGCCACAGTTCCAGACTGTCCCAGCTGGGCTCAGTGTCTCAGGGACCTTACTCCAGCGCTCCCCCGCTCTCCCATACCCCATCCTCGGATTTCCAGCCACCTTACTTTCCTCCTCCTTACCAACCTCTCCCGTACCACCAGAGCCAGGATCCTTACTCCCATGTCAACGATCCCTACTCCCTGAACCCTCTGCATCAACCGCAACAACACCCCTGGGGGCAGAGACAGCGACAAGAAGTTGGATCAGAAGCCGGGTCTTTGCTGCCCCAGGCCCGGGCTTCCTTGTCCCAGCTCTCTGGACTGGACCCTAGACGGGACTATCCCTCAGTCAGGCGCCCAGATGTTCTTCTTCATTCCGCACACCACGGGCTTGATTCCGGCATGGGGGACAGCCTGTCCCTGCACGGCATTGGGCATGCTGGAATGGAAGACATCCAG ACAGTTGAAGACGCCAATAACAGTGGCATGAGTCTATTGGACCAGTCAGTGATTAAAAAAG ttccagttcccaGTAAGAGCGTCACCTCTATTATGATGAGCAAGGATGGTCTAATTGGTGGAATGGGAGTCAACACAAATGAAGTGTTTTGTTCTGTACCTGGTCGCCTGTCCCTTCTTAGTTCGACTTCCAAATACAAAGTGACCGTGGGCGAGGTTCAGAGACGACTCTCCCCTCCAGAATGTCTGAATGCATCCTTATTGGGTGGCGTTCTCAGGAG aGCAAAATCGAAAAACGGTGGGAGATCATTGAGAGAAAAGCTAGAAAAAATCGGTTTGAATTTACCCGCAGGCAGGCGCAAAGCTGCAAATGTCACGCTACTAACCTCACTAGTCGAAG GGGAAGCGGTGCACTTAGCCAGGGATTTTGGCTATATGTGTGAAACTGAATTTCCAGCTAAAGCTGTATCGGAATACCTAAATAGACAACACACAGATCCCAATGAGCTGCATTCACGGAAAAACATGATCCTGGCAACAAA GCAACTTTGTAAGGAATTTACAGACCTCCTGGCTCAGGACAGGACGCCCTTGGGCAACAGCAGACCAAGCCCCATTTTGGAACCGGGCATCCAAAGCTGTTTATCTCATTTTAGCCTCATCACTCATGGCTTCGGGTCTCCTGCCATCTGTGCTGCCCTCACTGCCCTCCAAAACTACCTGACGGAGGCCCTGAAAGGACTGGACAAGAtgtttttaaacaacaacacCTCAAACAGGCACACATCAGGGGAAGGACCTGGCTCCAAGTCTGGAGATAAAGAAGATAAACAcaggaaataa
- the LOC117402501 gene encoding transcription factor AP-2-beta isoform X2, with protein sequence MLVHTYSAMDRHDGVPSHSSRLSQLGSVSQGPYSSAPPLSHTPSSDFQPPYFPPPYQPLPYHQSQDPYSHVNDPYSLNPLHQPQQHPWGQRQRQEVGSEAGSLLPQARASLSQLSGLDPRRDYPSVRRPDVLLHSAHHGLDSGMGDSLSLHGIGHAGMEDIQTVEDANNSGMSLLDQSVIKKVPVPSKSVTSIMMSKDGLIGGMGVNTNEVFCSVPGRLSLLSSTSKYKVTVGEVQRRLSPPECLNASLLGGVLRRAKSKNGGRSLREKLEKIGLNLPAGRRKAANVTLLTSLVEGEAVHLARDFGYMCETEFPAKAVSEYLNRQHTDPNELHSRKNMILATKQLCKEFTDLLAQDRTPLGNSRPSPILEPGIQSCLSHFSLITHGFGSPAICAALTALQNYLTEALKGLDKMFLNNNTSNRHTSGEGPGSKSGDKEDKHRK encoded by the exons ATGTTAGTCCATACGTATTCAGCCATG GACCGACACGATGGCGTCCCAAGCCACAGTTCCAGACTGTCCCAGCTGGGCTCAGTGTCTCAGGGACCTTACTCCAGCGCTCCCCCGCTCTCCCATACCCCATCCTCGGATTTCCAGCCACCTTACTTTCCTCCTCCTTACCAACCTCTCCCGTACCACCAGAGCCAGGATCCTTACTCCCATGTCAACGATCCCTACTCCCTGAACCCTCTGCATCAACCGCAACAACACCCCTGGGGGCAGAGACAGCGACAAGAAGTTGGATCAGAAGCCGGGTCTTTGCTGCCCCAGGCCCGGGCTTCCTTGTCCCAGCTCTCTGGACTGGACCCTAGACGGGACTATCCCTCAGTCAGGCGCCCAGATGTTCTTCTTCATTCCGCACACCACGGGCTTGATTCCGGCATGGGGGACAGCCTGTCCCTGCACGGCATTGGGCATGCTGGAATGGAAGACATCCAG ACAGTTGAAGACGCCAATAACAGTGGCATGAGTCTATTGGACCAGTCAGTGATTAAAAAAG ttccagttcccaGTAAGAGCGTCACCTCTATTATGATGAGCAAGGATGGTCTAATTGGTGGAATGGGAGTCAACACAAATGAAGTGTTTTGTTCTGTACCTGGTCGCCTGTCCCTTCTTAGTTCGACTTCCAAATACAAAGTGACCGTGGGCGAGGTTCAGAGACGACTCTCCCCTCCAGAATGTCTGAATGCATCCTTATTGGGTGGCGTTCTCAGGAG aGCAAAATCGAAAAACGGTGGGAGATCATTGAGAGAAAAGCTAGAAAAAATCGGTTTGAATTTACCCGCAGGCAGGCGCAAAGCTGCAAATGTCACGCTACTAACCTCACTAGTCGAAG GGGAAGCGGTGCACTTAGCCAGGGATTTTGGCTATATGTGTGAAACTGAATTTCCAGCTAAAGCTGTATCGGAATACCTAAATAGACAACACACAGATCCCAATGAGCTGCATTCACGGAAAAACATGATCCTGGCAACAAA GCAACTTTGTAAGGAATTTACAGACCTCCTGGCTCAGGACAGGACGCCCTTGGGCAACAGCAGACCAAGCCCCATTTTGGAACCGGGCATCCAAAGCTGTTTATCTCATTTTAGCCTCATCACTCATGGCTTCGGGTCTCCTGCCATCTGTGCTGCCCTCACTGCCCTCCAAAACTACCTGACGGAGGCCCTGAAAGGACTGGACAAGAtgtttttaaacaacaacacCTCAAACAGGCACACATCAGGGGAAGGACCTGGCTCCAAGTCTGGAGATAAAGAAGATAAACAcaggaaataa